TCGGTCCCGAGAGGGTTCTGGGGGCCGTGCTGCTCCGTCGAACCGACGGGGAGGATCGCTACGTCGCTACGCGAGAAATAGGATTCAGCCTCCCTCCACGTTAGGTTCGAGAGGCGGATCTCGCTCACGGTGCGGGGATGCGGGGCCGGATTATTTAAGATGTTAGCTTATCGATGAAGTCCTTCAGCTTCCTCAGCTTCTCGGCGGCCGTATCGAGGTACGCGGCGCCCTCCTCGGTGATCCTGTAGATCCTCCGAGCGGGGCCCGGCCCCGTTGTGTCCCAAGTGGCCACAACGAGGCCGAAGGCTTCGAGCTTCTTCAAAGCCCCGTAGACGGCGGGCCCCGAAACCTCGAGGCCGTACCGCTCCTTCAAGAGCCGCTGTATCTCGCTGCCGTGCAGGGGTTGCTCCTTCAAGATCTTGAGTATGGCCAGGTGCAGCAGACCCCTGACGTGGAGCCCCGGCGGCGGCCAGAAGCCCGGCGGCCCGAAGCCCGGGGGTATGAAGGGCGGGGGTCCGCAGAAGTGCTTATGCCCACATTCGTGCTTGTGCTCCCACTCGTGCTCGTGCATCAAGTTTCTAAGCTAACTTAGTTATTTAAGCATTGTGGTAAACGAGAGCGAAATAAGGCTAACGGCGGGGGGCACGCGTGCTCGCAGCCTCCTACCACGACTTCGGCGTTAAAGCTGTCGAAGCCGCGCGCCGAAAGCTGCTCGAGGGAGGATCGGCCCTCGACGCCGTGGAAGAGGGCGTCAAAATGGTAGAGCTGGACCCGGCGAATCGCACCGTAGGGCTCGGCGGCTACCCCAACTGGGCGGGGGATGTGGAGCTGGACGCCGGTATCATGGACGGGGACTCCCTGAGGGCTTGCGGTGTCGCAGCGGTGAAGCGGGTTCGCAACCCGATCAGCCTGGCGAGGAGGTGCCTTGA
This sequence is a window from Thermofilaceae archaeon. Protein-coding genes within it:
- a CDS encoding PadR family transcriptional regulator, which gives rise to MHEHEWEHKHECGHKHFCGPPPFIPPGFGPPGFWPPPGLHVRGLLHLAILKILKEQPLHGSEIQRLLKERYGLEVSGPAVYGALKKLEAFGLVVATWDTTGPGPARRIYRITEEGAAYLDTAAEKLRKLKDFIDKLTS